A portion of the Bacillus sp. es.034 genome contains these proteins:
- a CDS encoding cation:proton antiporter: MNELDMHHIFELGLILVMIAAGITAIAKKFKQPYPIALVIVGALIGLFNIPVLEPLKDFITEGEVFNFVIITLFLPALLGEAALKLPYSHLRANKEPIIALAFGGTMISFLIIGFSAYYFFDFSIQAAFVFGALMSATDPVSVLSIFKSVGVKKRLAVVIEGESLFNDGLAVVLFNISAFYLVSYIDAGWAGLGSGVWEFIRVVSLGVIIGGSLGYAFSILTKYYDDYPLEIIFSVILFYGSFLLAESVHASGVIAVVIAALIFGNFGGKIGMSPTTKLNINSFWDVAALLANSLVFLMVGLEITRIDLLEKWPYIFAAILIVLVARSIAVYTSLSLIGNFPHMWKHILNWGGLKGSLSIALVLSLPRDFPGREDVLILGFSVVLFSLVVQGLTIKPLINLLGIKPKEEGHEEFEKLLSQLHRYEMAISEIHRVKQKLYITDPISKELIDTYQKRIDMLKAQLDDLFDRNPVLKENQLATLRKHAMYAEYEAVARLEKEEIISSAIAENEYDSITDNIVHNEEK, from the coding sequence ATGAATGAGTTAGATATGCACCATATTTTCGAACTGGGTCTTATATTAGTCATGATTGCAGCCGGGATAACGGCGATTGCCAAGAAATTCAAGCAACCTTATCCGATTGCTCTCGTTATAGTTGGAGCGCTGATCGGGTTATTCAATATACCTGTCTTAGAGCCGCTTAAAGACTTCATTACAGAAGGAGAGGTCTTTAATTTCGTCATCATTACCCTGTTTTTACCGGCTCTTTTGGGAGAAGCGGCATTAAAGCTTCCTTATTCCCATCTAAGGGCAAATAAAGAACCGATCATCGCTTTGGCTTTCGGGGGAACGATGATTTCTTTTTTGATCATTGGTTTTTCAGCGTATTATTTCTTTGATTTCTCTATTCAGGCAGCTTTTGTCTTTGGAGCACTGATGAGTGCAACAGACCCTGTCAGTGTATTAAGCATTTTCAAGAGTGTGGGTGTTAAGAAGAGATTAGCCGTTGTGATTGAAGGAGAAAGCTTATTCAATGATGGTTTAGCTGTTGTATTATTCAATATTTCCGCCTTTTATCTTGTATCGTATATCGATGCTGGATGGGCAGGTCTTGGAAGCGGTGTGTGGGAGTTCATCAGGGTGGTCTCATTAGGTGTAATCATCGGTGGTTCCCTGGGGTATGCATTTTCAATTTTAACGAAGTACTACGATGATTATCCCCTTGAGATCATTTTTAGTGTCATCTTATTTTACGGCTCCTTTCTACTGGCGGAAAGTGTTCACGCTTCTGGGGTCATCGCCGTGGTCATTGCAGCACTGATATTCGGAAATTTCGGCGGGAAGATCGGGATGAGTCCCACTACCAAGTTGAATATCAACAGTTTTTGGGATGTTGCAGCATTACTTGCGAATTCTCTGGTTTTCCTAATGGTCGGCCTCGAGATAACAAGGATCGACCTCCTCGAGAAGTGGCCATACATATTCGCAGCCATACTTATCGTATTAGTGGCAAGGAGTATAGCCGTTTATACAAGCTTGTCCCTTATCGGGAACTTTCCGCATATGTGGAAGCATATTTTGAATTGGGGAGGATTGAAAGGTTCTCTCTCGATTGCTCTTGTACTGAGTCTGCCGCGGGACTTCCCAGGCAGGGAAGACGTGTTGATCCTCGGCTTTAGTGTTGTATTATTCAGCCTCGTTGTCCAGGGACTTACCATCAAACCGTTAATCAATCTACTGGGCATTAAGCCAAAAGAGGAAGGTCATGAGGAGTTCGAGAAATTACTTAGTCAGCTTCATCGTTATGAAATGGCGATATCAGAGATTCATCGTGTGAAACAAAAGCTCTATATAACTGATCCAATTTCTAAGGAGCTCATTGATACATATCAAAAAAGAATCGATATGCTCAAAGCACAATTGGATGACTTATTTGATCGGAATCCGGTACTAAAGGAAAACCAGCTGGCCACACTCAGGAAGCACGCCATGTATGCAGAATATGAGGCGGTCGCAAGGCTTGAAAAAGAAGAAATCATCAGCAGCGCCATTGCAGAGAATGAATATGACAGCATTACTGACAACATCGTGCATAACGAGGAGAAATGA